One genomic region from Hirundo rustica isolate bHirRus1 chromosome 5, bHirRus1.pri.v3, whole genome shotgun sequence encodes:
- the NOP14 gene encoding nucleolar protein 14, translating into MGKAAKRKRKVSMPSTAKGPVKSAMAVVKSNPFEVKVNRQKFDILGRKTKNDVGLPGVSRSKAIKKRNQTLLKEYKEREKTNVFKDKRFGEYNTKITPEEKMIRRFALERQQNYGKKNIYNLNEDEELTHYGQSLAEIEKLNDIVDSDSDTEERGTLSAELTAAHFGGGGGLLRKKVSSEQQDEEEEKPKSRKELIEEMIAKSKQEKQERQTRRESALELTEKLDKDWKEIQTLIARKTPKSERKDKEVEKPKPDEYDMIVRELGFEMKAKPSEKLKTEEELAKEEQARLQKLEADRLRRMRGIDEDANKKRPSHMSADDLADGFILDKDDRRLLSYKDGKMNIENEEEEGEEEEGEEGEEEDNGNEEESQEESASENEEDNVADSHSDLESDLESEEEAAGNKEEKKHKANENESQNVEKLVPEREAAKSELPYTFAAPESYETFKSLLAGRTIEQQLIILERIQKCNHPSLAVGNKAKLEKLFGFLLEYVGELATLDLPELRTIDKLVLPLYNLCQMFPEAASDSIKFILRDAAHDLEEIIEVKGRATFPGLDTLIYLKVVSLLFPTSDFWHPVVTPAFMYMSQLLTKCRIATLQDVIKGLFICCLFLEYVSLSRRFVPELINFLLGVLHISLPKNQAQGYTVVHPFTPVGKNLELLLVSDKEDLKSWEKQNVPLSIVTRLKETSRTEINHTRLSCLALCFDLIKKCAALYEPLPSFHEIMHPVRILLTQHVPVNEYPEKMQEWYHSALKELENKVKQYTPLICEKRKPVPLKQYTPKIVKVLEFGRKQAGSKKEQERKQLIQRHKRELKGAIREIRKDNQYLARMQLSEIMERDSARKRKVKELLGSLATQEGEWKAMKRKKWKN; encoded by the exons ATGGGGAAGGCGGCGAAACGGAAGAGAAAGGTGTCAATGCCCTCGACAGCAAAGGGCCCCGTGAAGTCGGCGATGGCCGTAGTCAAGAGCAACCCCTTTGAGGTGAAAGTCAACAGGCAGAAGTTTGACATCCTGGGGAGGAAGACCAAAAATGATGTGGGGTTGCCTGGCGTCTCACGGTCCAAGGCCATCAAGAAG cGCAATCAAACATTACTGAAAGAatataaagaaagagaaaagacaaatgtGTTTAAAGATAAACGTTTTGGTGAATATAACACCAAAATAACTCCTGAGGAAAAGATGATCAGACGATTTGCTCTGGAAAGACAG CAAAATTACGGAAAGAAGAATATCTATAATCTTAATGAAGATGAGGAATTGACTCACTATGGCCAATCTTTGGCAGAAATTGAAAAACTAAATGATATTGTTGATAGTGACAGTGACACGGAAGAAAGAGGAACGCTGTCTG CTGAATTAACTGCTGCTCACTTTGGAGGGGGTGGAGGCCTCCTTCGTAAAAAAGTGTCAAGTGAGCAACAAgatgaagaagaggaaaaacccaAGTCTAGGAAAGAACTCATTGAAGAGATGATAGCCAAATCTAAACAAGAAAAG caaGAGAGGCAGACTCGGAGGGAAAGTGCCTTAGAACTGACAGAAAAACTTGACAAAGACTGGAAGGAAATCCAAACCCTTATTGCCCGCAAAACCCCAAAGTCAGAGAGAAAGGACAAAGAAGTAGAAAAACCCAAG cCTGATGAATATGATATGATTGTTCGAGAACTTGGATTTGagatgaaagcaaaaccttcagaaaagctgaagaCAGAAGAAGAATTGGCCAAAGAGGAGCAGGCCCGACTCCAGAAGCTCGAG GCAGATCGATTGCGTCGAATGCGTGGAATAGATGAAGACGCAAATAAAAAGAGACCCAGCCACATGTCAGCTGATGATCTGGCTGATGGCTTTATCCTGGATAAAGATGACAGACGTTTATTGTCTTACAAG GATGGAAAAATGAATATTgaaaatgaggaggaggaaggggaggaagaagaaggggaggaaggagaggaagaagataATGGGAATGAAGAAGAAAGTCAGGAAGAATCTGCAAGTGAAAATGAGGAGGATAATGTTGCAGATAGCCATTCTGATCTTGAATCTGATCTTGAGAGCGAAGAAGAAGCTGCAGGGaataaagaagagaagaaacacaaggcaaatgaaaatgaatcacagaatgtggAGAAATTAGTTCCAGAGAGAGAAGCTGCCAAATCAGAGCTTCCCTATACATTTGCTG ctCCTGAGTCCTACGAGACATTTAAGTCCTTATTGGCTGGAAGAACAATAGAACAACAGCTTATTATACTGGAGAGGATTCAGAAATGCAATCATCCAAGTCTTGCAGtgggaaacaaagcaaagtTGGAa AAATTGTTTGGCTTCCTTTTGGAATATGTTGGAGAATTAGCAACTCTGGATTTACCAGAGCTCAGAACAATTGACAAACTGGTCCT GCCATTGTACAATCTTTGCCAGATGTTTCCTGAGGCAGCCAGTGACAGTATCAAGTTTATCCTTCGAGATGCTGCACATGATCTGGAAGAAATAATTGAAGTTAAAGGCCGTGCAACATTTCCAGGTTTAGACACG CTTATTTATTTGAAAGTTGTATCTCTGCTGTTTCCAACTTCTGATTTCTGGCACCCAGTTGTAACACCTGCTTTTATGTACATGAGTCAGCTACTTACTAAG tgTCGCATTGCAACATTGCAAGATGTTATTAAAGGGTTATTTATCTGCTGTTTATTCCTGGAATATGTATCTCTCTCCAGAAGATTTGTACCAGAACTCATCAATTTCCTTCTTGGAGTACTTCATATCTCTCTACCCAAAAACCAGGCCCAGG GCTATACTGTAGTGCATCCATTTACACCAGTGGGGAAAAATTTAGAATTGCTATTGGTGAGTGATAAGGAGGATCTGAAAAGCTGGGAGAAGCAAAATGTGCCATTGAGTATTGTGACTAGATTAAAGGAAACCAGCAGAACAGAGATAAATCATACCAG GTTATCATGTCTAGCCCTGTGTTTTGACCTTATTAAAAAATGTGCAGCTCTCTATGAACCTTTACCATCATTCCATGAAATAATGCATCCTGTCAGAATACTCCTTACACAACATGTGCCAGTTAATGAATATCCTGAAAAAATGCAG GAATGGTATCACAGTGCTCTGAAAGAGCTGGAGAACAAAGTAAAACAATATACCCCACTGATATGTGAGAAAAGGAAGCCAGTGCCATTGAAACAGTATACTCCTAAAATTGTGAAAGT CTTAGAGTTTGGAAGaaagcaggcaggcagcaagAAGGAGCAAGAAAGAAAGCAGTTGATCCAGAGGCATAAACGTGAACTTAAAGGAGCCATCCGTGAGATTCGGAAAGATAACCAATATCTGGCTAGAATGCAACTGTCAGAAATCATGGAGAG agattcagccagaaaaagaaaagtgaaagagCTTCTTGGTAGCCTTGCTACACAGGAAGGTGAATGGAAagcaatgaaaaggaaaaaatggaagaattaa